The following coding sequences lie in one Silene latifolia isolate original U9 population chromosome 5, ASM4854445v1, whole genome shotgun sequence genomic window:
- the LOC141656982 gene encoding ATP synthase gamma chain, chloroplastic-like, protein MFSSSFNYSIRAQIPTSINPNQTIYSKSKPNPFHQIQSSTKPSSRFQIHCCSIKKLRERISTVKNTQKIAEAMKLVSAAKVRRAQEAVITGRPFAEALVEMLYHINETLQLEDVDIPLASVRTVRKVALVVITGERGLCGGFNNAVIRKAEARIEELRKLGLGFTVISVGKKGNSYFSRRLDDVPVDRFVEGEGFPTVKQAQAIADEVFSLFVSEEVDKVELLYTKFVSLVKSDPVIHTLLPISPKGKVVDAYGNSVDALEDEFFRLTTKEGKLAMERLKVGKKKEVLQPLLEFEQDPVQILDAMMPLYLNSQILRALQESLASELAARMNAMSNATDNAAELKKDLSMAYNRARQTKITTEILEIVAGAEALRPYD, encoded by the coding sequence ATGTTTTCTTCATCTTTTAATTATTCAATTAGGGCACAAATTCCCACATCAATTAATCCAAATCAAACAATATATTCAAAATCAAAACCCAACCCATTTCATCAAATTCAATCTTCAACAAAACCCAGTTCCAGATTTCAAATCCATTGTTGTAGCATTAAAAAACTCAGAGAAAGAATCAGTACAGTTAAAAACACCCAAAAAATTGCAGAAGCAATGAAACTTGTTTCTGCAGCAAAAGTTCGAAGAGCTCAGGAAGCTGTTATTACTGGCAGACCTTTTGCAGAAGCATTAGTTGAAATGTTGTATCATATTAATGAAACCCTTCAATTAGAGGATGTTGATATTCCTTTAGCTAGTGTTAGAACTGTTAGGAAAGTTGCCCTTGTGGTTATAACCGGGGAACGTGGGCTTTGTGGCGGGTTTAATAACGCGGTTATTAGAAAAGCCGAGGCTAGGATTGAGGAATTGAGGAAACTTGGTTTGGGTTTTACTGTTATAAGTGTTGGGAAAAAGGGTAATTCTTATTTTTCTAGGCGGTTGGATGATGTGCCAGTGGACCGGTTTGTCGAGGGGGAAGGGTTTCCGACTGTTAAACAGGCGCAGGCGATTGCTGACGAGGTTTTTTCTTTGTTTGTGAGTGAAGAGGTTGATAAAGTAGAACTCTTGTATACAAAGTTTGTTTCTTTAGTGAAGTCTGATCCTGTTATTCATACTTTACTACCTATTTCACCGAAGGGGAAGGTTGTTGATGCGTATGGAAATAGTGTTGATGCGTTGGAGGACGAGTTTTTTAGGTTGACTACTAAGGAAGGGAAGTTGGCAATGGAGAGACTAAAGGTGGGGAAAAAGAAGGAGGTGTTGCAGCCGTTGTTGGAGTTTGAGCAGGATCCGGTTCAGATCCTTGATGCAATGATGCCTCTTTATCTCAACAGTCAGATATTGAGAGCCTTGCAGGAGTCATTAGCGAGTGAGCTTGCAGCGAGGATGAATGCAATGAGCAATGCGACTGATAATGCTGCAGAATTAAAGAAGGATCTATCTATGGCTTATAATCGTGCTCGACAGACTAAAATTACAACTGAAATCTTGGAGATTGTTGCTGGTGCTGAAGCTCTTAGACCATATGACTAG
- the LOC141656983 gene encoding uncharacterized protein LOC141656983, with the protein MDSPQSVVSPFKNLSVSGAEPEKQRSDVFGRGSDQISNRTDKPGTNGHKPEDFIGVLEVYVHHARDIQNICIYHKQDVYAKLCLTSDPDNTVSTHTVNGGGKNPVFNDKVRINVRTIETSVKCEIWMLSRVKNYLEDQLLGFALVPLSEILLKNGKVEREFSLSSTDLFHSPAGFVQLSLAYSGSVPEVMTIPKLPSCSDNIVEASDFDQIEFPDPKMLTENEMMVSEYVGMECDRDSQTTENLVSSEKESHELGVRVVESFSANSEESNPLSHVESPPRSESSYGSQSVSLPASSQTSETQVTSKSEVKDSVEGEGESSNGHAPSKETLVKPLLTVNIEPEATMVQQDIVDMYMKSMQQFTESLAKMKLPMDLTPESSKSENSSSDQTTETPKSTGSRVFYGSRAFF; encoded by the coding sequence ATGGACTCCCCACAATCTGTTGTTTCACCATTCAAAAACCTCAGTGTTAGTGGTGCCGAGCCAGAGAAACAGAGATCTGATGTTTTTGGCCGGGGCTCTGATCAGATATCTAACCGAACTGACAAGCCAGGGACTAATGGTCATAAACCAGAAGACTTTATTGGTGTCCTTGAAGTTTACGTGCATCATGCCCGAGACATTCAGAACATATGTATTTACCACAAGCAAGATGTTTATGCCAAGCTTTGCCTGACCAGCGATCCCGATAATACTGTGTCTACTCATACTGTCAATGGGGGTGGGAAAAATCCGGTCTTCAACGACAAAGTTCGAATCAATGTTAGGACCATTGAGACTTCCGTAAAATGTGAAATTTGGATGCTTAGCCGTGTTAAAAACTACCTCGAAGACCAGCTTCTCGGGTTTGCTCTTGTGCCATTGTCGGAAATCCTCTTGAAGAATGGGAAGGTAGAAAGGGAATTCTCTCTCTCATCAACGGATCTCTTCCATTCTCCAGCTGGGTTTGTCCAATTATCTCTTGCTTACTCTGGGTCTGTACCAGAAGTGATGACGATCCCGAAGCTCCCGTCTTGTTCTGATAATATAGTGGAAGCAAGTGACTTTGATCAGATCGAGTTTCCGGACCCTAAGATGTTGACTGAAAATGAAATGATGGTATCGGAGTATGTCGGGATGGAGTGTGACCGGGATTCTCAAACCACCGAGAATTTGGTTTCTTCAGAGAAAGAGAGTCATGAACTCGGTGTTCGAGTTGTCGAGAGCTTCTCCGCTAATAGTGAAGAGTCCAATCCCCTTTCACATGTTGAGTCTCCTCCTAGGAGTGAGTCAAGCTATGGCTCACAATCTGTTAGCCTTCCCGCTAGCTCTCAAACTTCTGAAACTCAAGTTACTTCGAAAAGTGAGGTAAAAGACTCGGTTGAAGGAGAGGGTGAGTCCTCCAATGGCCATGCACCATCGAAAGAGACATTGGTGAAGCCACTTTTGACTGTCAATATCGAGCCTGAGGCGACGATGGTGCAGCAAGACATTGTGGATATGTACATGAAGAGCATGCAGCAGTTTACGGAGTCTTTAGCCAAAATGAAGCTTCCAATGGATCTTACTCCAGAATCATCCAAATCGGAGAATTCAAGCTCCGATCAGACAACGGAGACTCCAAAGAGTACTGGATCCCGCGTCTTCTACGGTAGCAGAGCTTTCTTCTGA